In Desulfomicrobium macestii, a single window of DNA contains:
- a CDS encoding YqiA/YcfP family alpha/beta fold hydrolase translates to MNNERQTIIFLHGKQSTPEGSGSGKAIREHFSNEYNVLIPDYKPMERTHGEIEAYLKEYISPHPGALIVGISLGGYWAYRMIYTLPASLGLSCVLLNPYFYNYPAIEVPMPPKTIPITVVVNLDDDLINPQEVIKRFQSTATIRAFETGGHRFKDKTPIVREVATALKKIRNVKNFDQGD, encoded by the coding sequence ATGAATAATGAAAGACAAACCATCATTTTTCTACACGGCAAACAGTCCACGCCGGAAGGCTCTGGCAGCGGCAAGGCAATCCGGGAACATTTCTCCAACGAGTACAACGTGCTCATCCCGGATTACAAACCCATGGAGCGCACGCACGGAGAAATTGAAGCCTACTTGAAGGAGTACATCTCCCCTCACCCAGGAGCGCTCATCGTCGGCATTTCCCTGGGCGGCTACTGGGCCTATCGCATGATCTACACCCTGCCAGCCAGCCTTGGCCTGTCCTGCGTCCTGCTCAACCCGTATTTTTACAACTATCCCGCGATCGAAGTTCCAATGCCGCCGAAAACCATCCCGATCACCGTCGTCGTCAACCTCGACGACGACCTCATCAACCCGCAGGAAGTGATCAAACGCTTCCAAAGTACGGCGACGATCAGGGCTTTCGAGACAGGCGGACACAGGTTCAAGGACAAGACCCCGATTGTCAGGGAAGTCGCGACCGCATTGAAAAAAATTCGCAACGTAAAAAACTTTGACCAAGGCGATTGA
- a CDS encoding AAA family ATPase, whose amino-acid sequence MRRRHRKRSASGSIDFTPESRYARIRTAGWLVRLFDKRIVLNSELFDCAAWCLGGLDFCLRGLIEDAEKYVLVSKSEDDLQVIKELKRVSLYNLTNALEEFLQEHPRHHKSVRALLQDECSHVHSTRMKRPRSFAMAAKRLEELFGLDRESVELCEFLFINRAFSPVESYFEDNLHAMRFGGIDFLAHMLGIPGSRCRNILRELAYLGIAEVDRQFAVLAEPIRDLWTETDSKRMSESFCRPLQGDVLPLDNFSIPAEQVAHVQALLRQSGDHPVHVLLYGPPGTGKTTFARSLAAAEGIPAWSVSPPQGADNDRRAQLTAGARITSQHDKAFLLVDEAERILDCDMFSREKNVDKAWLNTFLEKPGQRVVWITNHVHHLEGAVRRRFHFSIHFEPLGRKERSAMWRQILERRGVLNRVNDAELADLSRTYDVPASVMEMSVTQAAALSGRKRSAFVPALRRVVDSYQTMLRDGGKQRKKIAVAPHYDPKGVSLEGSVDTLVNKLTRVDRMLRSGGELNAGAATMLFYGPPGTGKTALARYLAERLDRECKVVRASDLLGPYVGMTEAKIAEAFRDAERDDAVLVIDEADSFLFPREKAAHSWETTQVNEFLTALEECRGFCICTSNRRENMDQAAMRRFSHKIAFTYSKLEQVQALYDALLAPLVSEPMSKELETELLAMRRLTPGDFHAVRSRMLFDGGKGVKHHVLLEGLRQEQELKLDIDRRGMGFLK is encoded by the coding sequence ATGAGAAGACGGCACAGAAAAAGAAGCGCTTCAGGTTCCATCGATTTTACGCCCGAGAGTCGCTATGCGCGGATCAGGACTGCGGGATGGCTCGTGCGTCTTTTTGACAAGCGGATCGTTCTGAATTCTGAACTGTTCGATTGTGCGGCGTGGTGCCTTGGAGGGCTTGATTTCTGCCTGCGGGGCCTCATCGAGGATGCCGAGAAGTATGTTCTTGTATCTAAGAGCGAAGACGATTTGCAGGTTATCAAAGAACTTAAGCGCGTCTCCCTCTACAATCTGACTAACGCATTAGAGGAGTTTTTGCAGGAACATCCTCGCCACCATAAATCCGTCAGAGCCCTGCTTCAGGATGAGTGCAGCCACGTGCACTCCACAAGAATGAAGCGTCCGCGCTCTTTCGCCATGGCTGCCAAGCGGTTGGAGGAGTTGTTCGGGCTTGACCGGGAGAGTGTTGAGCTGTGTGAATTCCTGTTTATAAACCGCGCCTTTAGTCCTGTGGAAAGCTATTTCGAAGACAACCTGCATGCCATGCGGTTTGGCGGCATTGATTTTCTGGCGCACATGCTCGGCATTCCGGGTTCCCGATGTCGGAATATTCTGCGGGAACTGGCCTACCTGGGTATTGCGGAGGTCGATCGACAGTTTGCTGTTCTGGCAGAACCAATCCGGGACCTTTGGACCGAGACCGATTCAAAACGCATGTCCGAGTCTTTTTGCCGTCCGCTGCAAGGGGATGTGCTGCCGCTCGATAATTTCAGCATTCCCGCCGAGCAGGTGGCTCATGTTCAGGCTCTGCTCCGCCAGTCAGGGGATCATCCCGTGCACGTCCTTTTGTACGGCCCTCCAGGCACCGGCAAAACCACCTTCGCCCGAAGTCTGGCTGCGGCTGAAGGTATTCCGGCCTGGTCTGTGAGCCCGCCCCAGGGCGCGGATAACGACCGCCGCGCCCAACTCACCGCCGGAGCACGCATCACCTCCCAGCACGACAAGGCGTTCCTGCTCGTGGATGAGGCGGAGCGCATCCTCGATTGCGACATGTTCTCTCGGGAAAAAAACGTGGATAAGGCCTGGCTCAATACCTTTCTGGAAAAGCCCGGCCAGCGGGTGGTGTGGATCACGAACCACGTGCATCACTTGGAAGGGGCGGTGCGGCGGCGCTTTCATTTCAGTATTCATTTCGAGCCGCTAGGGAGAAAGGAGCGGAGCGCCATGTGGCGGCAGATTCTGGAGCGGCGCGGCGTGCTGAATCGCGTGAATGACGCTGAGCTGGCAGACCTGTCCCGCACCTACGATGTTCCGGCTTCGGTCATGGAAATGTCTGTGACCCAGGCTGCGGCGCTGAGCGGGAGAAAACGGAGCGCCTTTGTCCCGGCGCTCAGGCGCGTGGTGGATTCTTATCAGACGATGCTGCGTGATGGAGGCAAGCAGCGCAAGAAGATCGCGGTTGCGCCGCACTACGACCCAAAAGGAGTCAGCCTGGAAGGCTCCGTTGATACCCTGGTGAACAAACTGACTCGGGTGGATCGCATGTTGCGAAGCGGCGGCGAGCTGAACGCAGGCGCGGCTACGATGCTCTTTTATGGCCCTCCCGGTACCGGCAAGACCGCCCTCGCCCGGTATCTGGCGGAGAGGCTGGACCGGGAGTGCAAGGTTGTTCGCGCCAGCGACCTGCTCGGGCCGTATGTCGGCATGACGGAAGCGAAGATCGCAGAAGCCTTTCGGGATGCGGAGCGCGACGATGCAGTCCTTGTCATCGACGAAGCCGACAGCTTCCTCTTTCCAAGGGAAAAAGCAGCGCATTCCTGGGAGACCACCCAAGTCAACGAGTTCCTGACCGCCCTTGAAGAATGCCGGGGTTTCTGCATCTGCACCAGCAACCGCCGGGAGAACATGGATCAAGCAGCCATGCGTCGGTTCAGTCACAAGATCGCATTCACATACTCCAAGCTGGAGCAGGTGCAGGCACTTTATGACGCACTTCTTGCCCCGCTGGTGTCAGAGCCGATGTCAAAAGAGCTGGAAACGGAACTCCTGGCTATGCGCCGCCTGACTCCGGGGGATTTTCATGCGGTTCGTTCACGAATGCTTTTTGATGGCGGAAAGGGCGTGAAACATCATGTGTTGCTTGAGGGGTTACGCCAAGAGCAGGAATTGAAGCTTGATATCGACCGGCGGGGAATGGGGTTTTTGAAATAG
- a CDS encoding nucleotidyl transferase AbiEii/AbiGii toxin family protein: protein MTSGKNISASVRQRLLNRAHHDDRPFNELLQYYAMERFLYRLSRSAHADRFVLKGALMLRVWRSPQFRPTMDIDMLGRTNREDALILRQVRDIMMMDVGMDGLSFDTDSLRTERITEDAEYEGIRVRFLGSLGTARINMQIDIGFGDIVHPGPEMAEMPTMLDFPAPRLLCYSRESAIAEKFEAMVSLGALNSRMKDFYDIWLLSRQFDFIGKNLAEAIRLTFKQRDTVLPGDIEAFSRDFAEVKQTQWMAFRKRLEQEHVPVLFQEVTRALAIFLMPIATSISEQSETPETWTASGPWS from the coding sequence GTGACATCCGGCAAGAACATCTCGGCATCCGTCAGACAACGTCTCTTGAACCGTGCCCACCACGACGACAGGCCTTTCAATGAGCTCCTGCAGTACTATGCCATGGAGCGCTTTCTGTACCGCCTCTCCCGCTCTGCCCATGCGGACCGCTTTGTCCTCAAAGGGGCGTTAATGCTCAGGGTCTGGCGATCCCCCCAATTCAGGCCGACCATGGATATCGACATGCTTGGCAGGACAAACCGCGAGGACGCGCTCATTCTCCGTCAAGTCCGGGATATCATGATGATGGATGTGGGCATGGACGGACTTTCATTCGACACGGATTCGCTCCGGACCGAGCGCATCACCGAGGATGCCGAGTATGAGGGAATCAGAGTGCGATTTCTCGGGAGCCTGGGCACGGCGCGCATCAACATGCAAATTGACATCGGCTTCGGCGATATCGTCCATCCCGGCCCCGAGATGGCGGAAATGCCCACAATGCTGGATTTCCCGGCCCCGCGACTTCTTTGCTACAGCCGAGAAAGCGCCATTGCCGAAAAATTTGAAGCCATGGTGTCTCTGGGCGCCCTGAATAGCCGAATGAAGGACTTTTACGACATATGGCTACTGTCGAGACAATTCGACTTTATCGGGAAAAATCTGGCCGAGGCCATCAGGTTGACGTTCAAACAACGGGACACTGTCTTGCCTGGAGATATTGAAGCGTTCAGCCGAGACTTTGCCGAAGTCAAACAGACCCAGTGGATGGCCTTTCGCAAGAGACTTGAGCAGGAGCATGTCCCTGTTTTGTTTCAAGAAGTCACGAGAGCGCTTGCAATATTCCTAATGCCGATCGCTACTTCGATCTCAGAACAATCAGAAACCCCCGAAACATGGACTGCCTCGGGTCCATGGTCCTGA
- a CDS encoding LEM-3-like GIY-YIG domain-containing protein, which translates to MNQYDIDEFPTEVIDEIKYYVYRLIDPRNGETFYIGKGKGNRVFNHMKCAIKKEESDDLSDKLSTIREIRNSGLHVIHVIHRHGMDEKTSIEVEAALIDAYPGVTNIQGGHSSNDYGPMNSIEIINKYAAEEADIAHNVLMITINKSIINSEIYDAVRFAWRLNIKKAAQADYVLAVKQGVICGIFVIEQWREAKKINFPEFNVDIEGRFGFVGKEAEDSIKQLYMRKRIPEKFRQKGASNPIKYNF; encoded by the coding sequence ATGAACCAATACGACATTGACGAATTCCCAACAGAGGTGATTGATGAAATCAAATATTATGTATATAGACTAATCGATCCAAGAAATGGAGAAACGTTTTATATTGGTAAAGGAAAGGGAAATAGAGTTTTTAATCACATGAAATGCGCAATTAAAAAAGAAGAATCAGACGATTTAAGTGACAAATTATCAACTATCAGAGAAATTCGAAATTCAGGCCTTCATGTCATTCATGTTATACATAGACACGGCATGGACGAAAAAACGTCAATAGAAGTCGAGGCGGCCCTAATCGACGCTTACCCTGGCGTAACCAATATCCAAGGTGGACATAGTAGCAATGACTATGGGCCGATGAATTCCATAGAAATTATCAACAAATACGCAGCAGAGGAAGCCGACATTGCACATAATGTTCTCATGATTACAATTAATAAATCTATTATAAATAGCGAAATATACGACGCAGTTCGATTTGCATGGAGATTAAATATTAAAAAAGCAGCACAAGCTGATTATGTTTTAGCAGTCAAGCAAGGAGTAATTTGTGGAATTTTTGTTATCGAGCAATGGAGGGAGGCAAAGAAAATTAATTTTCCAGAATTCAATGTCGACATAGAAGGACGTTTTGGGTTCGTTGGAAAAGAAGCTGAAGATTCCATAAAGCAACTATATATGCGTAAAAGAATACCTGAAAAATTTAGACAAAAAGGGGCATCAAATCCAATAAAATATAATTTCTAA
- a CDS encoding ADP-ribosylglycohydrolase family protein: MNERRQLNAAILRQLFETKAIRLERGTIFDHELAPKGPDFDFDRVEGMLLGAAIGDSLGNTSESKLPLVRHQLHGEIRDYLVRDRTGNAMGYPSDDTQLTFWTLEQLIDDKGEFIPEHLARKFADSGRIYGIGRTVKGFLDAFKSGRPWYESGPHSAGNGALMRIAPILIPHLRHGGTDIWTDTALSAMMTHNDHASTSSCLAFTAMLWELLDMKTPPDPAWWPKRYAALATDLQGNIGYSPRSGCMKYSFDGPLHQFVSEKLAWAYGENLSVMEACEIWHSGAYLLETVPSVLYILMRHAHDPEEAIVRAVNDTMDNDTIASIVGAAVGALHGKRGIPARWVAGLTGRMAASDDGKVFSLIEEARKQSWTCDNFL; the protein is encoded by the coding sequence ATGAACGAAAGACGGCAGCTCAACGCCGCCATACTCCGCCAACTATTTGAAACCAAGGCCATACGGCTGGAGCGCGGCACAATCTTCGACCATGAGCTTGCCCCCAAAGGGCCGGATTTCGACTTTGACCGCGTAGAAGGCATGCTCCTGGGCGCTGCCATCGGCGACTCTCTCGGGAACACCTCGGAATCAAAGCTTCCTCTGGTCAGACATCAACTCCACGGTGAAATTCGCGACTATCTGGTCCGGGATCGGACCGGCAACGCAATGGGATATCCCAGCGACGACACGCAGTTGACGTTCTGGACTCTGGAGCAACTAATCGATGACAAGGGGGAATTCATACCGGAGCATCTGGCCCGGAAATTCGCGGACAGTGGCAGGATTTACGGTATCGGCCGAACCGTGAAGGGCTTTCTGGATGCATTCAAATCCGGCCGCCCCTGGTACGAAAGCGGGCCGCATTCAGCCGGCAACGGTGCGCTCATGCGAATCGCGCCCATACTCATCCCGCACCTGCGCCACGGCGGCACGGACATCTGGACGGACACTGCCCTCTCGGCCATGATGACCCACAATGACCATGCGTCCACATCCTCCTGCCTGGCCTTCACGGCCATGCTCTGGGAACTGCTGGACATGAAGACGCCGCCCGACCCTGCCTGGTGGCCCAAAAGATACGCAGCCCTGGCCACCGATCTGCAAGGCAACATCGGATACTCCCCGAGAAGCGGATGCATGAAGTACTCATTCGATGGCCCGTTGCATCAATTTGTCAGCGAAAAGCTCGCCTGGGCATACGGCGAAAACCTGAGCGTCATGGAGGCCTGCGAAATCTGGCACTCCGGAGCCTATCTGCTGGAGACCGTGCCCAGCGTCCTCTACATCCTCATGCGCCACGCCCATGACCCGGAAGAAGCAATCGTCCGGGCCGTCAACGACACGATGGACAATGACACCATTGCGTCCATCGTCGGGGCCGCTGTCGGTGCGCTGCACGGCAAGCGAGGGATTCCGGCAAGGTGGGTTGCTGGTCTGACCGGACGGATGGCAGCAAGCGATGATGGAAAGGTGTTTTCACTAATCGAAGAGGCGAGAAAACAATCCTGGACATGTGACAATTTTCTCTGA
- a CDS encoding DUF262 domain-containing protein, whose translation MSFQTPITISEAIENISTAKYVLPAIQREFVWPSYKIEWLFDSLMRSYPVSSFLFWNVEGKSVSEYKFYHFLKSFRERFNTHNIDIDTTGTGNFIAVLDGQQRLTSLYIGLKGSYAYREKHKHWNNDEWSIPTRHLYLNITKKLDDQAEEDGRVYEFSFLKESDTNKIDIYNETWFRVGKILDLQNISSFNRYVRENNISDTAADILARLQEVIFSDRIINFFLEKDQDLHKALNIFIRINSGGLPLNFSDLIMSIAIANWNTKDARKEIHNLVDRIQEKGFSISKDLIFKTYLYLFSKDIRFKVTNFSSNNAHNFENYWDKIRDAISAAFDLIKGFGYTDFTLTSKNATIPIIYYIYHKNISYNFCTSTNFKEDREIIKKWLHVMTIKRIFGGQSDGTLAQIRKAFTNDINGVTKIYSQISHFPANEINSQVKRDISIGDEFIEEIIKTQKDDRYAFSILALLYPNLDYRNNDFHKDHLHSASSFTQNNAKILNLSPDDKCIFLSKEWNNSIINLQLLDSNENMSKQDKSLSTWFELETKTRDKYTLQNHYLIPADTSLELKDFAIFANARKNLLKEKLWNILK comes from the coding sequence ATGTCATTCCAAACACCAATCACAATATCTGAAGCCATAGAAAATATATCTACTGCTAAATATGTACTACCCGCCATTCAAAGAGAATTCGTATGGCCTTCATACAAAATTGAATGGCTTTTTGACTCCCTGATGCGTAGCTACCCAGTGAGCTCTTTTCTTTTTTGGAATGTTGAAGGAAAATCTGTATCTGAATACAAATTTTATCACTTTTTAAAATCTTTTCGTGAACGATTTAACACACACAATATTGACATTGATACAACTGGTACGGGAAATTTTATTGCTGTTTTGGATGGGCAACAAAGGCTTACGTCACTATATATCGGACTAAAAGGGAGCTATGCGTACAGAGAAAAGCATAAGCACTGGAACAATGACGAATGGAGCATTCCTACAAGGCACTTATATTTAAATATTACAAAAAAACTCGACGACCAAGCTGAAGAAGATGGACGAGTCTACGAGTTCTCTTTCTTAAAAGAAAGTGATACTAACAAAATCGACATCTATAATGAAACATGGTTTCGCGTAGGAAAGATACTTGACCTTCAAAACATTTCATCTTTCAATAGATACGTACGTGAAAACAATATTAGCGACACAGCAGCAGACATTCTGGCGCGTCTTCAAGAAGTTATATTTTCTGATCGCATCATAAACTTTTTTTTGGAAAAAGACCAAGACCTTCACAAAGCACTTAATATTTTTATAAGAATAAACAGCGGTGGATTACCACTGAATTTTTCCGACCTAATCATGTCAATAGCAATAGCAAATTGGAATACAAAAGACGCTAGAAAAGAGATACACAATCTAGTAGATAGAATACAAGAAAAAGGATTTTCAATTTCAAAAGACTTAATATTTAAAACATATCTTTATTTATTCAGCAAAGATATCAGATTTAAAGTAACTAATTTTTCTAGCAACAATGCTCATAATTTTGAAAATTATTGGGATAAAATAAGAGATGCAATATCAGCAGCATTTGATTTAATCAAAGGATTTGGATACACAGATTTCACTCTAACATCAAAAAATGCAACGATACCTATAATCTACTATATATACCACAAAAACATATCATACAATTTTTGCACCAGCACTAATTTCAAAGAAGATCGAGAAATTATAAAAAAATGGCTACATGTCATGACTATAAAAAGAATTTTTGGCGGTCAATCTGACGGAACATTAGCCCAAATCAGAAAAGCGTTTACCAATGACATCAACGGGGTCACAAAAATATACTCACAAATTTCACACTTTCCTGCCAACGAAATTAATTCACAAGTAAAACGAGACATCAGCATAGGCGATGAATTTATTGAAGAAATCATCAAAACACAAAAGGATGATCGTTATGCATTTTCAATATTAGCCCTTCTATACCCTAATCTTGACTACAGAAATAATGACTTTCATAAAGATCATCTACACTCAGCATCTTCTTTTACTCAAAATAATGCGAAAATACTGAATTTATCACCTGACGATAAATGTATTTTTTTATCAAAAGAATGGAACAACAGCATTATAAATCTTCAACTACTGGACTCAAATGAAAACATGTCAAAGCAAGACAAATCATTGTCAACTTGGTTTGAATTAGAAACAAAGACACGAGACAAATACACACTACAAAATCACTATCTAATCCCAGCAGACACAAGTCTGGAACTCAAAGATTTTGCTATTTTTGCCAATGCAAGAAAAAATTTACTCAAAGAAAAACTTTGGAATATATTAAAATAG
- a CDS encoding PcfJ domain-containing protein — protein sequence MIIDPEYCEFDPVSQRLTVSLGLAPEGGFQVRLRSWSECGGVEIKEGGRWTRNDDAFDFPIVSADVCDLEPTHPVRAYHDALPADVTKVLRQFSSQQCRLLHVVGQFPESAEMAGSAPILFWLASNMLGPAPSKADVRRLYTRRRVSILESFCAASSRSHLKFLSKICEFSYLRKDLELLRRILNDGEFLKKVRHYRQINWPVLKVFYTQRYVMDLGCAKDCLAADSCRDAFRYLYKVCRDIRDIRMMCKMLECENPESKLFAMKSAFQIRDLHDKIARDLSKKEKETIIAHYGENFPPSPLKETKDIEYISNVGDLLEEGLVMRHCVGEFVYQALRGDVFIYRVYAPERATMAVQRSVDGAFRIEQVKLCRNGKASEETWEVLRDRLL from the coding sequence ATGATCATTGATCCCGAGTATTGCGAATTTGATCCAGTCTCGCAGCGACTGACCGTTAGCTTGGGTCTGGCTCCTGAGGGAGGATTCCAGGTCCGGTTGCGTTCCTGGAGCGAGTGTGGGGGAGTGGAAATCAAGGAAGGGGGCCGCTGGACAAGAAACGACGACGCATTCGACTTCCCCATTGTTTCCGCCGATGTCTGCGACCTTGAACCAACGCACCCTGTGCGCGCATACCACGATGCTTTGCCCGCAGACGTGACCAAGGTGCTGCGCCAGTTTAGTTCGCAGCAATGCAGACTTCTACATGTGGTCGGTCAGTTTCCCGAAAGCGCGGAGATGGCTGGCTCCGCGCCAATCCTCTTTTGGCTGGCTTCAAACATGCTCGGCCCGGCTCCGTCCAAGGCCGATGTCAGGAGACTTTATACCCGTCGCCGCGTTTCGATCCTGGAATCGTTTTGCGCGGCTTCAAGCAGATCGCATCTGAAGTTTTTGTCGAAAATTTGTGAGTTCAGTTACTTGCGAAAAGATCTTGAGTTGTTGCGCCGCATTCTTAACGATGGGGAGTTTTTGAAAAAAGTGCGTCATTACCGGCAGATCAACTGGCCCGTGCTGAAGGTGTTTTACACGCAACGGTACGTGATGGATCTTGGATGCGCCAAGGATTGCCTGGCGGCTGACAGCTGCCGGGATGCGTTTCGTTATTTGTACAAGGTCTGTCGTGATATTCGCGATATCCGCATGATGTGCAAAATGCTTGAATGTGAAAATCCAGAGAGCAAGCTTTTCGCCATGAAAAGCGCATTTCAGATCCGAGATCTGCACGATAAAATCGCCAGGGATTTAAGCAAAAAGGAAAAAGAGACCATCATTGCCCACTATGGCGAAAACTTTCCGCCGTCGCCACTTAAAGAGACAAAGGATATCGAGTATATAAGCAACGTTGGTGACTTGCTTGAAGAAGGTCTGGTGATGAGGCATTGCGTTGGAGAATTTGTCTACCAGGCATTGCGAGGGGATGTTTTTATTTATCGCGTCTACGCGCCAGAGAGGGCGACTATGGCGGTGCAGAGGTCTGTTGATGGGGCGTTTCGGATTGAGCAGGTTAAGTTGTGTAGGAATGGGAAGGCTTCTGAAGAGACATGGGAAGTTTTGAGGGATCGGTTACTTTAA
- a CDS encoding type IV toxin-antitoxin system AbiEi family antitoxin domain-containing protein, translated as MKQTPEDIFRANGGQLRMSEAIAHGISRYMLYSLRDRGVIEQLSRGVYRLVELPPIGNPDLVTVALRVPNAVICLISALAFHEMTTQIPHGVSVAIPLQARRPELNHPPLFVHRFSGASYTAGVEEQRIDGVPVNIYSPEKTIADCFKFRNKIGMDVVLEALKLYKTRKPFKLAALLDYAKICRVQNVMRPYLEATL; from the coding sequence ATGAAGCAGACCCCTGAAGACATATTCCGAGCCAACGGCGGCCAACTGCGCATGAGCGAAGCCATCGCGCACGGCATCTCCCGCTACATGCTCTACTCTCTCAGGGACAGGGGCGTGATCGAGCAGCTCAGCCGCGGGGTGTACCGCCTCGTGGAACTGCCCCCCATCGGGAACCCTGATCTGGTGACTGTCGCACTGCGCGTCCCGAACGCGGTCATCTGCCTGATTTCCGCTCTCGCCTTCCACGAGATGACCACACAGATTCCGCACGGAGTCTCCGTGGCCATTCCACTTCAGGCAAGACGGCCGGAGCTGAACCATCCTCCGCTGTTCGTGCACCGGTTTTCTGGTGCGTCGTACACGGCTGGCGTCGAAGAGCAGCGGATCGACGGAGTGCCAGTCAACATCTACTCCCCTGAAAAAACCATCGCCGACTGCTTCAAATTTCGAAACAAGATCGGCATGGACGTGGTGCTGGAGGCGCTGAAACTCTACAAAACCCGGAAACCCTTCAAGCTCGCAGCCCTGCTCGACTATGCGAAAATCTGTCGGGTTCAGAACGTGATGCGGCCGTACCTGGAGGCAACCCTGTGA